Proteins from one Lachnospiraceae bacterium KGMB03038 genomic window:
- a CDS encoding acyl-CoA thioesterase, whose amino-acid sequence MSVTSRKVSESVVQTVHIVRPNHLNAAGRLFGGILMQWIDEVAGVVAKRHAHQNVITASVDNLRFLRGAYQRDLIVIIGKVTYVGTTSMEVKVDTYVEDLDGVKTPINHAFFTMVALDQNDKPTPVPKLELETQEEREEWEKARKRRDVRMMRREEGF is encoded by the coding sequence ATGAGTGTGACCAGCAGAAAAGTATCTGAATCCGTTGTTCAGACGGTGCATATTGTAAGGCCCAATCATCTGAACGCCGCAGGCCGCCTCTTTGGAGGAATCCTGATGCAGTGGATCGATGAAGTGGCGGGAGTAGTAGCAAAGCGCCATGCCCATCAGAATGTGATCACAGCTTCCGTGGACAATCTGAGGTTTCTGCGGGGAGCATATCAGAGGGATTTGATCGTGATCATTGGTAAAGTGACTTACGTGGGAACTACTTCCATGGAAGTTAAAGTCGATACTTACGTAGAAGATTTGGACGGGGTGAAGACGCCGATCAACCACGCGTTTTTCACGATGGTTGCCCTGGATCAAAACGATAAGCCCACGCCGGTGCCAAAACTGGAACTGGAAACCCAGGAAGAACGGGAAGAGTGGGAAAAAGCCAGAAAGCGCAGGGATGTGCGCATGATGCGGCGGGAAGAAGGGTTCTAA
- the truA gene encoding tRNA pseudouridine(38-40) synthase TruA translates to MRNIKLTIEYDGSRYQGWSRLGKNESNNTISNKIQEVLRKMTGEFLIELSCGCRTEVGVHAYAQVVNFKTESDIETQEIKHYLNRYLPMDIAITDVEEVPERFHAQLNAVSQTYVYRMTIADVPSVFDRRHTFHCFKVPDKKAMQQAAMLLIGTHDFKNFSASKSSKSTVREILDIDIYGDEEEMQILICADNFLHNMARMIIGTLLDIGFGSRRKEEIEEIFEGASASSAPCDPKGLYLQEVRY, encoded by the coding sequence ATGAGAAATATTAAACTTACCATAGAATATGACGGCAGCCGCTACCAGGGCTGGAGCCGTCTTGGCAAAAATGAATCCAACAACACCATATCCAACAAAATTCAGGAAGTGCTCCGGAAAATGACGGGAGAATTCCTGATCGAGCTTTCCTGCGGATGCCGGACCGAGGTTGGCGTCCATGCCTACGCCCAGGTCGTCAATTTTAAAACGGAGAGCGACATAGAGACTCAGGAGATCAAACACTATCTCAACCGGTATCTTCCCATGGACATCGCCATTACCGATGTAGAAGAAGTGCCGGAGCGTTTCCACGCGCAGTTAAACGCGGTCTCCCAGACATATGTGTACCGCATGACCATCGCCGATGTGCCAAGCGTTTTTGACCGCAGACACACCTTCCACTGTTTCAAAGTACCTGATAAAAAGGCGATGCAGCAGGCCGCCATGCTTTTGATCGGGACCCATGATTTCAAGAATTTTTCCGCTTCTAAATCCAGCAAATCTACCGTGCGGGAAATCTTGGATATTGATATATATGGAGACGAAGAGGAAATGCAGATCCTGATCTGCGCGGACAACTTCCTTCATAATATGGCCAGGATGATCATCGGAACCCTTCTGGACATCGGCTTTGGAAGCCGCAGAAAGGAAGAAATCGAAGAAATCTTTGAAGGCGCCAGCGCTTCCAGCGCCCCCTGTGATCCAAAGGGTCTGTATCTGCAGGAAGTCCGGTATTAA